From one Pirellulales bacterium genomic stretch:
- the ribB gene encoding 3,4-dihydroxy-2-butanone-4-phosphate synthase, translating to MTSHFSTIDAAVAAIRRGGVAIVVDAEDRENEGDFIGAAEKATPEIVNFMITHGRGQLCMPLLPEVCERLKIPLMCESNTAPLGTCFTVPVDHRTSKTGITAQERARTIRSILDPTSKPTDFVRPGHLFPLVAKEGGVLRRAGHTEAAVDLARLAGLAPAGVLCEILDGEGNRANRKLLFELARQHRLEIISIEELIRYRRVREKLVFRIAEAKLPTRYGQFKLIAYGVKYESQQPIVLVMGDPTKAVAPLVRLHSSCFTGDLLDSLRCDCGDQLHMALDMIGREGAGVLVYLPQEGRGIGLIEKIKAYELQDDGLDTVEANLALGFKADTRDYGIGIQLLKDLGLSKVRLLTNNPKKTDAFIYGGFDLEVVDQVPILPPVHEHNARYIATKREKLGHHLPEES from the coding sequence ATGACGAGCCATTTTTCTACGATTGATGCCGCAGTCGCCGCCATTCGCCGCGGAGGTGTGGCGATCGTGGTCGACGCCGAAGACCGCGAGAACGAAGGGGATTTCATCGGAGCGGCCGAAAAGGCCACGCCGGAGATCGTCAATTTCATGATCACGCACGGCCGCGGGCAGCTTTGTATGCCGCTGCTGCCCGAGGTTTGCGAACGGCTCAAGATTCCCTTGATGTGTGAATCGAACACGGCCCCGTTGGGCACCTGCTTCACCGTGCCGGTCGATCATCGCACGTCGAAAACGGGAATTACCGCCCAGGAGCGGGCTCGCACCATTCGGTCCATTCTCGACCCAACCAGCAAACCGACGGATTTCGTCCGCCCAGGGCATCTTTTCCCGCTGGTGGCCAAGGAAGGGGGCGTGCTCCGCCGCGCGGGTCACACCGAAGCCGCGGTCGATCTCGCGCGGTTGGCCGGGTTGGCGCCGGCGGGCGTTCTGTGCGAAATCCTCGACGGCGAAGGAAATCGAGCGAATCGAAAGCTGCTGTTCGAGCTGGCCCGGCAGCACAGGCTCGAGATCATCTCAATCGAGGAACTGATCCGCTATCGCCGGGTGCGCGAGAAGCTCGTCTTTCGTATTGCCGAGGCCAAGTTGCCGACGCGGTATGGCCAATTCAAGCTGATTGCGTATGGCGTGAAATACGAGTCGCAGCAGCCCATCGTGCTGGTGATGGGTGATCCGACGAAAGCCGTCGCGCCGCTCGTCCGGTTGCACTCCTCGTGTTTCACCGGTGACTTGCTCGATTCGCTCCGCTGCGATTGCGGCGACCAACTTCATATGGCGCTCGACATGATCGGTCGCGAGGGCGCGGGCGTGCTGGTCTACTTGCCGCAAGAAGGGCGCGGCATCGGCTTGATCGAGAAAATCAAGGCCTACGAGCTTCAGGACGACGGGCTCGACACGGTCGAAGCGAATCTAGCCCTTGGCTTCAAGGCCGATACCCGCGACTACGGGATCGGGATTCAATTGCTGAAGGACCTCGGGCTGTCGAAGGTGCGGTTGTTGACGAACAATCCGAAGAAGACCGACGCCTTCATCTATGGCGGTTTTGACCTGGAGGTTGTCGATCAGGTGCCAATTCTGCCGCCGGTGCACGAGCACAACGCCCGCTATATCGCCACCAAACGCGAAAAGCTCGGCCATCATCTGCCGGAAGAATCCTGA